A portion of the Desulfopila inferna genome contains these proteins:
- a CDS encoding efflux transporter outer membrane subunit → MMKYTNNKKSAASLLRQGGAGITLIMVVFLSGCSRVGPDYVRPSLELPGQWNNSIRKNTQDEQRLAGWWQVFDDPLLSSLIEEAAADNLDVREALSRVRTARLQKAGRESSLYPSVDGNASAGWSERRGGEGASSDSESYNAGFDAGWEVDIFGGVRRSVQASQRELEAQVEDLHDVVVSLLAEVAINYIDLRTYQRRLVLAESSVALQQETWELLDALFTVGNGDALALAQARYNLENSKARLPGLEIGLEASMNRLAVLTGKPAGDLHYLLNVPGALPEPSLQIAVGVPAEILRQRPDIRRSERELAAQTARIGVAEADLYPRFFLRGSIGLESISLEKLVTSPARLWSLGPSISWPIFDAGAIRSNIKIQGELQQQAYLRYEHTVLTALEEVENALISYVKEQQRLENLRNGAAAAEQAADLAENQYLSGMTGFNNVLDAQRSLLSFEDQMAESRGAVLADLVRIYKSMGGGWQKLRPAVSMN, encoded by the coding sequence ATGATGAAATATACCAACAACAAAAAATCGGCAGCCAGCCTGCTCAGGCAGGGGGGCGCGGGTATTACCCTGATAATGGTTGTGTTTCTGTCCGGCTGCAGCAGGGTGGGTCCGGACTATGTACGTCCCTCCCTGGAACTTCCGGGGCAGTGGAACAACAGCATCAGGAAAAATACGCAGGATGAACAGCGGCTGGCGGGATGGTGGCAGGTCTTCGACGATCCTCTGCTCAGCTCGTTGATCGAAGAGGCCGCTGCCGATAATCTTGACGTGAGGGAAGCTCTCTCAAGAGTGAGAACCGCGCGCCTGCAAAAGGCCGGTAGAGAATCGTCCCTGTATCCTTCAGTGGATGGCAACGCTTCTGCCGGGTGGAGTGAACGGCGGGGTGGCGAAGGTGCATCATCGGATTCGGAAAGCTACAACGCTGGATTTGATGCAGGTTGGGAAGTCGATATTTTCGGAGGTGTCCGACGCTCCGTTCAAGCCTCCCAACGGGAATTGGAGGCGCAAGTCGAAGATCTTCACGATGTCGTGGTAAGCCTGCTGGCAGAAGTGGCGATCAATTACATCGATCTGCGCACCTATCAGCGACGCCTGGTGCTGGCGGAGTCCAGTGTGGCGCTGCAGCAGGAAACCTGGGAACTGCTCGATGCATTGTTTACTGTCGGCAACGGGGACGCCCTCGCTCTGGCGCAGGCTCGCTACAATCTGGAAAATTCAAAGGCGAGGTTGCCCGGCCTGGAAATTGGCTTAGAAGCCTCAATGAATAGGCTGGCGGTGTTGACGGGCAAGCCCGCCGGGGATCTCCATTACCTCTTAAACGTCCCCGGTGCACTTCCGGAACCCTCTTTGCAGATAGCTGTCGGAGTACCCGCCGAGATCCTCAGACAGCGGCCGGATATCCGCCGCTCCGAACGGGAACTGGCGGCCCAGACTGCACGAATAGGTGTTGCCGAAGCAGACCTCTACCCACGTTTTTTCTTGAGGGGCTCCATCGGCCTTGAGTCCATTTCGCTTGAAAAATTAGTGACCTCACCGGCCAGGCTATGGTCTCTCGGACCTTCCATCAGCTGGCCGATCTTTGATGCGGGGGCTATACGCAGCAATATCAAAATTCAGGGAGAGCTGCAGCAACAGGCCTATCTTCGCTATGAACATACGGTCCTCACGGCCCTGGAGGAGGTTGAAAATGCTCTGATCTCCTACGTAAAGGAACAGCAAAGGCTTGAGAACCTAAGAAATGGTGCCGCCGCAGCGGAGCAGGCTGCTGATCTGGCAGAAAATCAGTATCTAAGCGGCATGACTGGTTTTAACAATGTGCTTGATGCCCAACGGTCCCTGCTCTCCTTCGAGGACCAGATGGCCGAGAGCAGAGGAGCTGTGCTGGCAGATCTGGTCAGGATTTATAAAAGTATGGGCGGAGGCTGGCAAAAGCTGCGCCCGGCCGTTTCAATGAATTGA
- a CDS encoding ABC transporter ATP-binding protein — MKQKNAVKLIEFRNVVKIYGQGQTAMTALDSIELTVQQGEFVAMMGPSGSGKSTCLNILGCIDTPTMGSYVFEDVAVEELSRDQRAMLRRSFIGFIFQGFNLLNRTSALENVELPLIYRRVPLKQRHAMAMEALAAVGLEKWSHHTPGELSGGQQQRVAIARAIVGHPRILLADEPTGNLDSQRSMEIMRMLQKFNREGITIVMVTHEPEMAAYADRQIHFQDGRIVADTVNEVIV, encoded by the coding sequence ATGAAACAAAAGAATGCTGTAAAACTGATCGAATTCCGTAATGTTGTAAAAATCTACGGGCAAGGGCAGACGGCTATGACAGCTCTTGACTCTATTGAATTGACTGTGCAGCAAGGTGAGTTTGTGGCGATGATGGGTCCGAGTGGTTCGGGAAAATCAACCTGTCTCAATATCCTCGGCTGCATCGATACCCCGACCATGGGAAGCTATGTCTTTGAGGATGTGGCGGTAGAGGAGTTGTCACGGGATCAGCGGGCCATGCTGCGCCGCTCCTTTATCGGCTTTATTTTTCAGGGATTCAACTTGCTCAACCGCACCTCGGCACTGGAGAACGTCGAACTGCCCCTGATCTATCGGCGCGTTCCCCTCAAACAGCGGCATGCCATGGCCATGGAAGCGTTGGCCGCAGTGGGGCTGGAGAAATGGTCGCATCATACTCCAGGTGAGTTGTCCGGCGGCCAGCAGCAGCGTGTTGCTATCGCCCGAGCCATTGTCGGTCATCCCCGCATCTTGCTGGCCGATGAGCCTACCGGCAATCTGGACTCGCAGCGCAGTATGGAAATTATGAGAATGCTCCAAAAATTCAATCGGGAGGGAATAACCATCGTAATGGTGACTCATGAACCGGAGATGGCAGCCTATGCGGACAGACAAATCCATTTTCAGGATGGCCGTATTGTTGCCGATACCGTCAACGAGGTGATTGTCTGA
- a CDS encoding efflux RND transporter periplasmic adaptor subunit has translation MTEKRHMSVKETMEKVKASGSRRRLKYWIIAACLLLIAAGAAVAVTLRSTGNDTNYETHTMAKGNLQITVTATGNLEATNQVEVGSELSGIITMVTADYNTEVKPDQPLAYLDDTKFKAAVLKSRAEVTSAKAKYREARASRQASEKTLKRLQKTREITKGKLPSLEDLEQAEANVERAAASQEAAAAAIEIAEASLTLNETDLEKAVIYSPINGIVLSRNVEEGQTVAASLQAPVLFTLAEDLKNMELQVDVDEADVGRVKEGQQATFSVDAYPEKIFQAQITQVRYGSETTDGVVTYKTVLKVANPDLLLRPGMTATADIVVRNIEDTLLLPNSALLYRPTQGKKVKKEKQELLSSLMPGPRRRSGRSGPTSAGVDLSPGKATVWTLDEQRQPLAVQVEKITTDGVLTAVKSVKLDEGSKVITNEIMTGK, from the coding sequence ATGACAGAAAAGAGACACATGTCTGTTAAGGAGACAATGGAGAAGGTCAAGGCATCGGGGAGTCGACGGCGTCTCAAGTATTGGATTATTGCCGCCTGCCTGTTGCTGATAGCAGCGGGGGCAGCAGTGGCCGTTACCCTGCGCTCCACCGGCAATGATACCAATTATGAAACTCACACTATGGCAAAGGGTAATCTGCAGATCACCGTGACCGCCACGGGAAATCTGGAAGCCACCAATCAGGTGGAGGTGGGCAGCGAGCTTTCCGGAATTATCACCATGGTGACCGCCGACTATAATACCGAGGTAAAGCCGGACCAGCCTCTGGCCTATTTGGATGACACTAAGTTTAAGGCTGCGGTTTTAAAATCGAGGGCAGAGGTGACCTCGGCCAAGGCCAAATATCGGGAGGCCCGTGCTTCCCGGCAGGCCTCCGAGAAGACACTGAAGCGCCTTCAGAAAACCCGAGAAATCACCAAGGGGAAACTGCCTTCCCTGGAGGACCTCGAGCAGGCCGAAGCCAACGTGGAGCGCGCCGCAGCCTCTCAGGAAGCAGCCGCAGCTGCGATAGAAATTGCCGAAGCCTCTCTGACACTGAATGAAACGGATCTGGAAAAGGCTGTTATCTATTCTCCCATCAACGGCATAGTGCTGAGCCGCAATGTCGAAGAAGGCCAGACCGTGGCGGCCTCTCTGCAGGCACCGGTGCTTTTTACCCTGGCGGAAGACCTGAAGAATATGGAACTGCAGGTGGATGTCGATGAAGCCGATGTCGGCCGGGTCAAGGAAGGACAGCAGGCCACTTTTTCGGTGGATGCCTATCCCGAAAAAATCTTTCAGGCTCAAATTACCCAGGTACGTTACGGCTCCGAGACAACGGATGGCGTGGTCACCTACAAGACCGTACTCAAGGTGGCGAATCCGGATCTTCTGCTGCGGCCGGGGATGACGGCTACAGCCGACATTGTGGTGAGAAATATAGAAGATACCCTGCTGCTTCCCAACAGCGCACTGCTTTACCGTCCGACACAGGGGAAGAAGGTGAAAAAGGAAAAGCAAGAGCTCTTAAGCTCATTGATGCCGGGACCGCGGCGACGGTCGGGGAGGTCCGGCCCGACCTCAGCCGGTGTTGATCTTTCGCCGGGAAAGGCCACGGTCTGGACCCTGGATGAGCAGCGGCAACCGTTGGCTGTTCAGGTGGAGAAAATTACCACCGATGGTGTGCTGACGGCTGTGAAATCTGTCAAACTCGATGAGGGATCTAAAGTCATAACAAATGAAATTATGACTGGAAAATGA
- a CDS encoding ATP-binding protein, with the protein MIKLRISHKLFASFFLILVTVVAALYLSRYIFSQNFQSYIHQVEIERIEKLVPVLQEEYQKNKSWVEVRNNTPYWAELLDERSDIRKNRPPSREGARQERTLSRILLVDSELRPLVGTVEAEDQPRLVPVRVDGSTVGWLGLKKRSRYGPPAAFLERQAKHLTLLGIVVIALTALIAFLFSHHLLQPIQRLAQGTRELANRNFTVRIKPSRKDELGQLAENFNAMAQTLETYEKLRQQWLSDISHELRTPLAILRGELEAIQDGIREPSPKNLASLHMEILRLSKLVEDLHLLSLTESDSLTLNFQQISAAAVLRTSLESFQNRFDQCGIETALDLDDIEEIKIKGDAIRLGQVFMNIFENGCRYVESPAILKVRCHLDNTMLYISFEDSGPGVPDEVLPRLFDRLYRVDNSRNRDSGGSGLGLSICRHIIEYHNGTIHSEKSALGGLKIVIILPVAEKGD; encoded by the coding sequence ATGATCAAGCTTAGAATTTCCCACAAACTATTTGCCTCCTTTTTCCTCATCCTGGTCACGGTCGTCGCTGCCCTTTACCTCTCAAGGTATATTTTTTCCCAGAATTTCCAGAGCTATATTCATCAGGTTGAAATTGAAAGAATTGAGAAACTGGTACCCGTTCTACAGGAAGAGTATCAGAAGAATAAAAGCTGGGTGGAAGTAAGAAACAATACACCCTACTGGGCGGAACTGCTCGACGAGCGCTCCGATATCCGCAAGAACCGACCGCCTTCACGGGAGGGTGCAAGACAAGAACGAACACTTTCACGCATATTGCTCGTTGATTCGGAACTGCGGCCGCTTGTCGGAACGGTAGAGGCGGAAGACCAACCTCGGCTGGTCCCCGTACGTGTGGATGGCAGTACCGTGGGTTGGCTGGGTCTGAAAAAACGCTCCAGGTACGGTCCGCCGGCCGCATTCCTCGAACGTCAGGCCAAGCACCTAACGCTGTTGGGAATTGTGGTAATCGCGCTCACGGCGCTGATCGCCTTCCTCTTTTCACACCACCTGCTCCAGCCGATCCAGCGCCTTGCCCAGGGCACGCGGGAACTTGCCAATCGTAATTTTACCGTGCGCATTAAACCATCAAGGAAGGACGAGCTCGGACAATTAGCCGAAAATTTCAATGCAATGGCCCAGACCCTGGAGACATATGAAAAGCTGCGGCAGCAATGGCTTAGCGATATTTCCCATGAACTTAGAACTCCTTTGGCTATACTACGCGGTGAGCTGGAAGCCATTCAGGACGGTATCCGGGAACCGTCCCCAAAAAATCTTGCTTCACTGCATATGGAAATTCTCCGGCTCAGCAAACTGGTTGAGGATCTGCATCTGCTCTCGTTAACCGAATCCGACAGCCTCACCCTCAACTTTCAGCAGATTTCGGCAGCCGCCGTTTTGCGAACCAGTCTGGAAAGCTTCCAAAACAGGTTTGATCAGTGCGGTATTGAAACGGCACTCGACCTGGATGATATTGAAGAGATAAAAATCAAGGGAGATGCCATCCGTCTTGGCCAGGTGTTCATGAATATTTTTGAGAATGGTTGCAGATACGTTGAATCTCCGGCAATCTTGAAAGTCCGCTGCCATCTCGACAATACCATGCTGTATATCTCCTTTGAAGATTCAGGACCAGGAGTTCCCGATGAGGTCCTGCCTCGACTCTTTGATCGGTTGTATCGGGTCGATAATTCCAGAAACCGCGACAGCGGAGGCAGCGGTCTGGGATTATCGATCTGCCGACATATCATCGAATATCATAACGGCACTATCCACTCCGAAAAAAGCGCGCTGGGTGGTCTGAAAATTGTTATTATACTCCCTGTCGCGGAAAAAGGAGATTGA